The nucleotide window GTGACGCTGTGGGACTGGGGCGTGGACAGCTCCTTCATCCACGACGAGATCACCACCGACAAGCGGAACCCGAGCGTCAACGGCCACGGGCCGGTCTACGGCGTGTCGGCGGGCCACGGCACGCTGACGGTCGTCGACCCGGTCGAGAACACCGCGGTCGAGCTGAAGATCCCGGTGCGGCCCGAGGATCCCGACTCGGTGCCCTCGCGCTTCCCGCAGATGCAGCTCCAGCCGTCCTACTACTGGGGCGACCAGTTGTTGTGGGGCGCCGGCGGTCCGGACGGGCGTGAGAACTCGTCGGATCCGCACAACCCGATGATGGACCAGGACGGCCGCGTCTGGATGACGTCGACCGTGCGTGCCCGCCCGAACCCCGACTGGTGCCGGGAGGGGTCCGACAACAAGTTCGCGCAGTACCTGCCGCTGTCCGCGAGCGGACGGCAGGCGTCCTACTACGACCCGGAGAGTGAAGAGTTCGTCCTGATCGACACCTGCTACGGTACGCACCACCTGCAGTTCGGCGAGGACAAGAACGACACCCTCTGGTTCAGCGGCGACAGCCAGTCGATCGGCTGGATCGACACGAAGGCCTACGACCTGAGCGGCGACGAGATCGCGTCGCAGGGCTGGTGCCCGACCGTCATCGACACCAACGGCGACGGTGTGATCACCAAGCCGTGGAACGAGCCGAACCGTCAGGGCCAGGTCGAGATCGACCCGGCGCTCGACACCCGCACCGTCGGCTTCGGGTACGGCATCATTCCCAGCTCGATCGACGATTCGGTCTGGATCACCCGCACGGGTCCGTTCCCGGGCCGGCTGGTGCGCCTGGACCGCGGCGACAATCCGCCCGAGACCTGCATCGCGGAGGTCTACGAGCCGCCGTCCATCGAGAACCCGAACGTCGACGCGTCGCAGACCGGCTTCGCGCCGCGCGGCATCGACATCGACCGCCACGGCGTCGTCTGGACCGCCCTGTCGGGCAGCAGCCAGATGGCCAGCTTCGACCGCTCGAAGTGCGCCATCACGAGCGGTCCCGAGGCGACCGGCCAGCACTGCCCCGAGGGGTGGACGCTGTACAACGTTCCCGGCCCGCAGATGAAGGGCGTGGAAACGCCGGGCAGCGCCGACTTCCACTACTACAGTTGGGTCGACCAGTACAACACCCTCGGGATGGGCGAGAACATCCCGATCGCGAACGGCTCCGGGTCGGATTCGCTGCTGGCCCTCGATCCGGAAACCGGCGAGTGGACCACGCTGCGGGTGCCGTACCCGATGGCGTTCTACTCGCGCGGGCTCGACGGCCGCATCGACGATCCGACGACGGGGTGGAAGGGCCGCGGCCTGTGGGCCAACTACGGGGCCAACTACGTCTGGCACACCGAGGGCGGCAAGGGCACCAAGAGCAAGATGGTGCACTTCCAGCTCCGGCCCGACCCGCTAGCGAAGTAGGTCGGACGCACTCGCAGCTTCGGTTCGAAGGGGGCAGGCCGTTGGCGCCTGTCCCCTTCGTTTCGTCTCCGGCGTTGTACGAGGCATGATTACGGTGGAGTCACAGCCGACGCGGGCTCGGGACATCCGGGAAACCGTCGCGACGGCGCGTCGGCCGTCCGGAAAGGAGCGAACGGCATGAGTCAGAACACGGCGATCCTGCTCGGCGCCGGAGCGATCGCGATCACCGTCGTGGGGGGCTCCTGCGCGACGAACGCCAGCATCGCTGACCTGAGAAACGTCATGACGATGCGCATGGACAGCTTCGAGGAGCGCCTGTCGACCCTCGAAGGGGAGTTGCGCACGCAAGGAACGACCCTGGTGGAGCTGGCCGACGCGGTGCCGCCGCCTCCGCCGCCCGCGCCGGCGCCTCCGCCCCCCTACCACGTATTCGTCACGAACGAATATTCCGGCGACCTGACGGTCATCGCCGGAGGCACGAACGAGGTCGTCGACACCTTTGCACTGGGTAAGCGGCCGCGCGGCATCAAGGTGTCGCCGGACCGGACCCAGCTCTTCGTGGCGCTGAGCGGCTCGCCGCCGGCTCCGCCCGGCACCGACATGAGCACCCTGCCCCCGCCGGACCGTTCGGCGGACGGCATCGGCGTGGTCGACA belongs to Acidobacteriota bacterium and includes:
- a CDS encoding carboxypeptidase regulatory-like domain-containing protein, encoding MNARTQSSWRTLARLGVVSAGLAAVIAAFGAAPNAQMAEGYISGVVESAHGPEAGVWVIAETEELETKFAKIVVTDNEGHFVLPQMPDATYDVWVRGYGLVDSEKVRLAPTREDVSLTAVIAPDEQAAAQVYPGNYWYSLIEPPAASEFPGTGPDGNGISPNLHSQAAWIDIMKQGCQLCHQLGNTATRVVQHRDDFDSTVAAWDHRVQTGQRGNQMSAAMSRFGRERALEMFADWSDRIANGETPPRPPRPSGVERNLVVTLWDWGVDSSFIHDEITTDKRNPSVNGHGPVYGVSAGHGTLTVVDPVENTAVELKIPVRPEDPDSVPSRFPQMQLQPSYYWGDQLLWGAGGPDGRENSSDPHNPMMDQDGRVWMTSTVRARPNPDWCREGSDNKFAQYLPLSASGRQASYYDPESEEFVLIDTCYGTHHLQFGEDKNDTLWFSGDSQSIGWIDTKAYDLSGDEIASQGWCPTVIDTNGDGVITKPWNEPNRQGQVEIDPALDTRTVGFGYGIIPSSIDDSVWITRTGPFPGRLVRLDRGDNPPETCIAEVYEPPSIENPNVDASQTGFAPRGIDIDRHGVVWTALSGSSQMASFDRSKCAITSGPEATGQHCPEGWTLYNVPGPQMKGVETPGSADFHYYSWVDQYNTLGMGENIPIANGSGSDSLLALDPETGEWTTLRVPYPMAFYSRGLDGRIDDPTTGWKGRGLWANYGANYVWHTEGGKGTKSKMVHFQLRPDPLAK